From the genome of Candidatus Buchananbacteria bacterium, one region includes:
- a CDS encoding septum formation initiator family protein, producing MEDFKKTHKKWRNFLIFAVLVVLLLIGGLNFYQSWSRTKEVNNEISQLQEEIKNLEKNNKEFQELIEYFNSDAYIEERARLDLGLKKDGEKVAVIPKGNETADTRSQETQTKNRSNLTNPQKWWDYFFN from the coding sequence GTGGAAGATTTTAAGAAAACTCATAAAAAGTGGCGAAACTTTTTAATTTTTGCTGTTTTGGTAGTGCTTTTATTGATTGGCGGCTTGAATTTTTATCAAAGCTGGTCTCGCACTAAGGAAGTAAACAACGAAATCTCCCAATTGCAGGAAGAAATCAAAAATCTTGAAAAAAACAACAAAGAATTCCAGGAGCTGATTGAATATTTTAATTCTGATGCCTATATTGAAGAGCGCGCCCGACTTGATTTGGGACTGAAAAAAGACGGTGAAAAAGTAGCCGTTATCCCTAAGGGCAATGAAACGGCCGACACCAGATCGCAGGAAACCCAAACAAAAAACCGCTCGAATTTAACTAACCCGCAAAAATGGTGGGATTATTTTTTCAACTAA
- a CDS encoding prohibitin family protein produces the protein MSDEGLDKLMYSFVVEDVLKGFFIHVPPGYVAAVYDLGRGVLKKIYKPGLHLKIPFWQKAKLFNTQTLEYDINKKFDADKPELLGDLPITATSKDGKKISIEGTILMRLDPEQIPEIWQGIGEKFVEKIIRPTIQSRMRMIAAKYDLHEISTSKRGDVEVDSRQELERILYPRGIFVENVLLKEVY, from the coding sequence ATGTCTGACGAAGGTTTGGATAAGCTAATGTACTCATTTGTTGTCGAAGACGTCCTGAAAGGATTTTTTATTCACGTCCCACCAGGATATGTCGCGGCAGTATACGATTTGGGCCGGGGGGTCTTGAAAAAAATCTATAAACCGGGCCTCCATCTCAAAATCCCGTTTTGGCAAAAAGCCAAACTGTTTAATACCCAGACGCTTGAGTACGATATCAATAAAAAATTTGATGCTGATAAACCGGAGCTGCTCGGCGACCTGCCGATAACTGCCACCAGCAAAGACGGCAAAAAAATTTCAATTGAAGGCACAATTCTGATGCGGCTTGATCCGGAACAAATCCCGGAAATTTGGCAGGGGATTGGCGAAAAATTTGTTGAAAAAATTATTCGTCCGACTATTCAAAGCCGAATGAGAATGATCGCCGCCAAATACGACCTCCACGAGATTTCCACCAGTAAGCGCGGCGATGTCGAAGTTGATTCCCGCCAAGAGCTTGAACGGATTTTATACCCGCGCGGAATCTTTGTTGAAAATGTTTTACTTAAAGAAGTCTATTAA
- a CDS encoding PH domain-containing protein yields the protein MTDKIVYQNLILNDDELVVATIRQSMLLLGKKLIIPIIMIIGAFFLLYPLFSWGDQGMVIFFALIVVGIIGLMRLILIWYWQILVITNQRVIDVDRPGLFQKIVSETDLTNVQDVVYKSRGLVQILAKIGTIKIKLADQTTIEVQGVSKPRVIQQLILRLKAEFHGLVPSLDNLTTEQLIMLLKNIRNTLGEQQFAKAILKDFE from the coding sequence ATGACGGATAAAATTGTTTACCAAAATTTAATTTTAAATGACGATGAATTGGTTGTGGCGACCATTAGGCAGTCAATGCTGCTGCTTGGCAAAAAACTGATTATCCCGATCATCATGATCATTGGCGCATTCTTTCTTTTGTATCCGCTTTTTAGCTGGGGCGACCAGGGGATGGTTATATTTTTTGCCTTAATTGTTGTTGGCATAATCGGCCTGATGCGGTTAATCCTGATATGGTACTGGCAAATCTTGGTAATTACCAACCAAAGAGTAATTGATGTTGATCGTCCGGGATTGTTTCAAAAAATTGTTTCCGAAACCGACTTAACTAACGTTCAAGATGTTGTATACAAAAGTCGGGGATTAGTTCAAATTCTAGCTAAAATTGGCACAATCAAAATCAAACTAGCAGATCAAACCACTATTGAAGTTCAAGGAGTTTCAAAACCCCGAGTTATTCAGCAGTTGATTCTTCGCCTCAAGGCGGAATTCCACGGTTTAGTGCCGTCACTGGACAATCTGACAACCGAGCAGTTGATTATGTTGCTTAAAAACATCCGAAACACTTTAGGAGAACAGCAATTCGCGAAAGCTATTCTAAAAGATTTTGAATAA
- a CDS encoding peptidylprolyl isomerase, with product MANPIKEKTPDLDETEISRLRDAVLKWVEAKKQVPVSQPKPSVKKPVSPKPSSAVLKPAPKVLVKPAVSNQPPKIALPEPDKKISLPSPRPKKRLKKIIAALIALFIFSLVIFGVGLYYFKWQNQFTKAVTKFIPYPVALVNWQPLFYYTWQDQVDTLWNFYQREGANDSSLLIPSYSETQKHIIDRMIELSLMNQLADSYGVSVSAAEVKEYVDSLIKEIGSQEALENQLKDLYHWSLDDFQHEIIEPVLLKNKLAIAIVLDDRINKEAHAKMQEILETLRSGEKTFEELAEIYSEDVTALQGGDLGYFSRGQMVKEFEDAAFNLKPGEVSDIVKTQFGYHLIKVEEQLLDENETVVQVRAKHILIRGVDFNQFFENFRNQAKVWRFVKI from the coding sequence ATGGCTAACCCAATTAAAGAAAAAACGCCCGATCTGGACGAAACCGAAATCAGCCGCTTGCGGGATGCTGTCTTAAAATGGGTGGAAGCAAAAAAACAGGTTCCTGTAAGCCAACCAAAGCCCAGCGTCAAAAAACCGGTCAGTCCGAAGCCAAGTTCAGCGGTACTAAAGCCGGCACCAAAGGTTTTGGTAAAACCAGCAGTCTCAAATCAACCGCCCAAAATTGCCTTGCCTGAACCGGACAAAAAAATCAGCCTGCCAAGTCCACGACCGAAAAAACGGCTTAAAAAAATAATAGCGGCTTTAATTGCTTTGTTTATCTTTAGCTTGGTCATTTTTGGTGTCGGGCTATACTACTTTAAGTGGCAAAACCAATTCACTAAAGCGGTAACAAAATTCATCCCATATCCGGTCGCGCTGGTTAACTGGCAGCCGTTATTCTACTATACCTGGCAAGACCAGGTTGATACCCTGTGGAATTTTTACCAACGTGAAGGGGCTAACGATTCGTCGCTTCTTATTCCATCATATTCCGAAACACAAAAGCATATTATTGATAGAATGATTGAACTATCACTCATGAACCAGTTGGCCGACTCTTATGGCGTGAGCGTCAGCGCGGCAGAAGTCAAAGAATATGTTGATTCATTAATTAAAGAAATTGGCAGCCAAGAGGCTTTGGAAAACCAACTTAAAGATTTATACCACTGGAGTTTGGACGACTTTCAGCATGAGATTATTGAACCAGTCCTGCTAAAAAATAAATTAGCTATTGCCATTGTTTTAGACGACCGAATTAACAAAGAGGCTCACGCCAAAATGCAAGAAATTCTGGAAACGCTTCGCAGCGGCGAAAAAACTTTTGAAGAGTTAGCTGAAATATACAGTGAGGACGTCACTGCTTTACAGGGAGGGGATTTAGGTTACTTCAGTCGGGGACAAATGGTTAAGGAGTTTGAAGATGCCGCCTTCAATCTTAAGCCGGGTGAAGTTAGCGATATTGTAAAAACCCAGTTTGGCTACCATCTGATTAAAGTTGAAGAACAATTATTGGACGAAAACGAAACCGTAGTGCAGGTCCGGGCAAAACATATTCTGATCAGGGGCGTTGATTTCAATCAGTTTTTTGAGAATTTCCGCAATCAGGCAAAAGTCTGGCGTTTCGTTAAAATATAG
- a CDS encoding YidC/Oxa1 family membrane protein insertase has protein sequence MEILNYIWEFYLYIPLFNFLVWLYLTYSWFNLGISVIILTILLRFALLPFSILTEKGKLVSMNLGKEVAEIKKDFANDPVKQKQMIRNLLKKKKIRPWAKAIVLGVQGLVLLLLYQVFLGGINTEAKLHLLYPDIPRPDFINTKFLWFDIAQQDLVASALVAGYIFAQSLIGAYNRKGKLSKKEQIFLIFFPAFIFLILAVLPSVKSIFVLTSFIFSSIISMFTAIIKIMITQAKKKPQSS, from the coding sequence ATGGAAATCCTAAATTATATTTGGGAATTCTATCTCTATATACCGCTATTCAACTTCTTAGTCTGGCTATACCTGACCTATTCTTGGTTTAATCTTGGTATTTCAGTCATTATTCTTACCATCCTTCTTCGGTTTGCCCTTTTGCCATTTAGCATCTTGACCGAGAAGGGGAAACTAGTCAGCATGAACTTGGGCAAGGAAGTAGCCGAGATCAAAAAAGATTTTGCCAATGACCCGGTTAAACAAAAGCAGATGATCAGGAATCTGTTAAAGAAGAAAAAGATTCGGCCGTGGGCCAAAGCCATTGTTTTAGGAGTGCAAGGTCTTGTCTTGCTCTTGCTGTATCAGGTTTTTTTGGGCGGTATTAATACCGAAGCCAAACTGCATCTTTTATACCCCGACATTCCGCGACCGGATTTTATCAACACCAAATTTTTATGGTTTGATATCGCTCAGCAGGACTTAGTTGCTTCAGCGCTAGTTGCTGGCTACATTTTTGCTCAAAGCCTGATTGGCGCCTATAACCGCAAAGGTAAGCTGTCAAAAAAAGAGCAAATCTTTCTGATTTTTTTCCCGGCATTTATCTTTTTAATTCTGGCGGTGCTGCCGTCGGTTAAATCAATTTTCGTTTTGACATCATTCATTTTTTCCTCTATAATATCAATGTTTACGGCTATTATTAAAATAATGATAACGCAGGCTAAGAAAAAGCCTCAAAGCTCATAA
- the secD gene encoding protein translocase subunit SecD, with protein sequence MVSQKNKNRLIALAILIMAVTAIFLDFPGTFKKIGIPLPGFLDVPFRLGLDLQGGTHLIYQADVSNLPESERASAVEGVRDVIERRVNAFGVAEPSIQTTKAGDTWRVIVDLAGVTDVNQAISMIGETPLLEFKEANPNPTITLTPEQQQQLDTFNQEAKTKAEGLLAKVLEPGADFAEIAKTNSEDPGSASNGGDLGFVPRGLFVPEFESVCFDKLKVGETSKELVKSPFGYHIIRKEGENGAGEDYTANCRHIMITTRTEKDFAAGDDEWLYTGLTGTQLKRASVEFDPNTQIPQVLLEFNDEGKNLFAEITKKNIGKPVAIFLDGEAISVPTVQNAITDGRAVISGNFKINEAKLLAQRLNAGALPVPIQLISQQTIGASLGNQSVQKSLNAGIIGLIAVALFMIVYYRLPGITAVLSLLFYAVIILAVFKLVPVTLTLSGIAGFILSLGMAVDANILTFERLREELKDKKILPIAIDEGFKRSWPSIFDGNTSTLITCFILIAFTTSVVKGFAITLAIGIAINLFSATVVTKLILKSVARLKPFGSLWLYGVKK encoded by the coding sequence ATGGTTAGTCAAAAAAATAAAAATCGGCTTATCGCTCTAGCTATTCTCATTATGGCAGTCACAGCCATCTTTTTAGATTTCCCTGGAACATTTAAAAAGATTGGTATTCCACTGCCTGGTTTTTTAGATGTTCCATTCCGACTTGGACTTGATCTGCAGGGTGGCACTCACTTGATTTACCAAGCAGACGTTTCAAATTTACCGGAATCAGAGCGGGCAAGCGCCGTTGAAGGAGTACGCGACGTTATTGAACGCCGAGTCAATGCTTTTGGTGTTGCCGAACCAAGTATTCAAACTACCAAAGCCGGCGATACTTGGCGAGTCATTGTAGACTTGGCCGGAGTTACCGATGTTAACCAGGCTATCAGCATGATTGGCGAAACCCCATTATTAGAATTTAAAGAAGCAAATCCAAATCCAACTATTACCTTAACACCCGAACAGCAACAGCAGCTTGATACGTTCAATCAGGAAGCAAAAACCAAGGCTGAGGGGTTGTTAGCCAAAGTCCTTGAACCGGGAGCTGATTTTGCAGAAATTGCCAAAACCAACAGCGAAGATCCGGGCAGTGCATCAAACGGTGGAGACCTGGGCTTTGTTCCTCGTGGCTTGTTCGTGCCTGAATTTGAATCAGTTTGTTTTGACAAACTCAAAGTTGGCGAAACATCGAAAGAATTGGTAAAAAGTCCTTTCGGTTACCACATCATCAGAAAAGAGGGGGAAAACGGTGCGGGTGAAGATTATACCGCCAACTGCCGCCACATTATGATTACGACCCGAACCGAAAAAGACTTTGCTGCTGGTGACGATGAGTGGCTCTACACCGGCCTCACCGGAACTCAGCTTAAACGAGCCAGCGTTGAATTTGATCCAAATACCCAGATCCCTCAGGTGTTGCTTGAATTCAACGATGAGGGTAAAAACCTTTTTGCCGAAATCACCAAAAAGAATATCGGCAAGCCGGTTGCTATTTTCTTAGACGGTGAAGCAATCAGCGTTCCGACTGTTCAAAATGCCATTACCGACGGCCGAGCTGTTATTAGCGGCAATTTTAAAATCAACGAGGCAAAATTATTGGCTCAGCGCCTTAACGCCGGCGCGTTACCGGTACCAATTCAGCTTATTTCTCAGCAAACCATCGGCGCTTCTTTAGGAAACCAGTCTGTCCAAAAAAGCCTTAACGCCGGAATCATTGGTTTGATTGCTGTTGCTTTATTCATGATTGTTTATTATCGGTTGCCGGGTATAACTGCAGTTTTAAGCTTACTGTTTTATGCAGTAATCATCTTGGCAGTTTTCAAATTAGTGCCTGTCACTTTAACGCTGTCAGGAATTGCCGGATTTATTCTCTCGCTTGGCATGGCAGTGGACGCAAACATTTTGACGTTTGAGCGACTACGCGAAGAACTTAAAGATAAAAAAATCTTACCGATTGCCATTGATGAAGGCTTTAAACGATCATGGCCGTCCATTTTTGACGGTAACACATCAACGCTAATTACTTGTTTTATCCTAATTGCATTTACCACCAGCGTCGTCAAGGGTTTTGCCATCACTTTAGCTATCGGAATTGCCATCAATCTTTTTTCGGCAACAGTAGTTACTAAACTGATCTTAAAATCAGTTGCCCGCCTAAAGCCGTTTGGCTCACTGTGGCTGTATGGCGTCAAGAAATAA
- the secF gene encoding protein translocase subunit SecF: protein MASRNNFMIIKYRKIWFFLSGTAVLASILAFAIVGLKWGIDFTGGSLVEVEFSVTRPSNDAVNQVLTSVGIDNATIQPVEDTKMVMRFKEIDEATHQKLLTALEDKFKPELNLEGAAEAGIVVDTKNAVQETRFDSIGPSLGQELKEKTVWAIIIALIAIISYVAWAFRKVSKPIASWKYGLIAILALFHDIIITIGVFTLLGKFYGLEVNAPFVAALLTILGYSVNDTIVVFDRTRENLVRRIGENFAQIVQESLNEVIVRSINASFTVLIVLFAILLIGGSTLRDFTLALIIGVAVGSYSSIFLASPLLVVWEKWMSKK, encoded by the coding sequence ATGGCGTCAAGAAATAATTTTATGATTATCAAATATCGAAAAATCTGGTTTTTCCTCTCTGGCACGGCGGTACTTGCCAGCATTCTTGCCTTTGCCATCGTCGGCTTAAAGTGGGGAATTGACTTTACTGGCGGCAGCTTAGTTGAAGTAGAATTTTCCGTTACCCGCCCATCAAACGACGCAGTCAACCAAGTCCTGACATCTGTAGGTATTGATAATGCCACCATCCAGCCGGTTGAAGACACCAAAATGGTTATGCGATTTAAAGAAATCGATGAAGCCACCCACCAAAAATTGCTGACGGCCCTAGAAGATAAATTCAAACCTGAATTAAATCTTGAAGGTGCTGCCGAGGCGGGGATTGTGGTTGATACTAAAAATGCCGTTCAGGAAACTAGATTTGATTCTATCGGACCAAGTCTCGGACAAGAACTTAAAGAAAAAACCGTTTGGGCGATTATTATTGCGCTTATTGCCATCATCAGTTACGTTGCCTGGGCTTTCCGTAAAGTCTCAAAGCCGATTGCTTCCTGGAAATATGGCCTCATCGCCATCCTTGCCTTGTTTCACGATATTATTATTACCATCGGCGTTTTCACTTTATTGGGAAAATTCTACGGCCTAGAAGTCAACGCGCCGTTTGTCGCCGCCTTACTTACCATTCTTGGTTATTCAGTTAACGACACCATTGTGGTGTTTGACCGAACCAGAGAAAACTTAGTCAGACGCATTGGCGAAAATTTTGCCCAAATTGTTCAGGAAAGCCTTAACGAAGTCATTGTCCGATCAATCAACGCCTCCTTTACCGTGTTGATAGTATTATTCGCCATTTTGTTAATTGGTGGCTCAACACTGCGAGATTTCACCCTAGCCTTGATTATTGGCGTAGCCGTTGGATCATATTCTTCAATTTTCTTAGCCAGCCCGTTACTGGTAGTCTGGGAAAAATGGATGTCCAAAAAGTAA
- the rdgB gene encoding RdgB/HAM1 family non-canonical purine NTP pyrophosphatase, with protein sequence MKELIIASNNPGKIEEINNVLKGLNITIKTVREAGLTEEALEDGTTLEENALKKAHFVAKRLGTWAAADDTGLCIEALNGAPGVYSARWAGEGADEKTMIDFALNKLADVPAGKRQAYFETVVALVSPTGEHWLFSGKLPGQIAFEAKGKLRPKLPYSMIFIPDGFTKTFSEMTDEEKNSVSHRSIAFRKLKEFLKEKSHEGVA encoded by the coding sequence ATGAAAGAGTTAATTATTGCATCTAATAATCCGGGCAAGATTGAAGAAATCAACAATGTTTTAAAAGGCTTGAATATTACCATTAAAACTGTTCGAGAAGCCGGCCTCACTGAAGAAGCGCTGGAAGACGGGACCACTCTTGAAGAAAATGCTCTTAAGAAAGCTCATTTCGTCGCGAAACGCCTGGGCACATGGGCGGCCGCTGACGATACTGGCCTTTGTATTGAAGCTTTGAATGGCGCACCCGGTGTTTATAGCGCTCGTTGGGCGGGTGAAGGTGCTGACGAAAAAACGATGATTGATTTTGCTTTAAATAAACTAGCCGACGTACCAGCCGGTAAGCGCCAAGCATATTTTGAAACAGTAGTTGCCCTAGTAAGCCCAACGGGGGAGCACTGGCTGTTCTCGGGTAAATTACCTGGACAGATTGCTTTTGAAGCAAAAGGTAAACTGCGGCCAAAACTACCCTATAGCATGATTTTTATTCCCGATGGATTCACTAAGACTTTTTCTGAAATGACTGATGAAGAAAAAAATTCTGTCAGCCACCGCAGTATCGCTTTTAGAAAACTCAAAGAATTCCTCAAAGAAAAAAGCCACGAGGGTGTGGCTTAA
- a CDS encoding ABC transporter permease, which yields MTLSSLYRVIIFAWQSFWRNIWLSLVTITIIVLTFVSINFLIVVNIITDSAIEIVKNKVDVSLYFRPDVTEPQVLEVKTYLSSLTQVREIGYVSQQQALENFRQQHRQDTNIIESLAELEENPIGATLQVKAKNIQDYPEIIDVLNNSKYNNLILDKNYDDHKVYIEKIKNFSDNIKTIGLFTSGTFALIALLIVFNTIRVAIYTHRQEIAIMKLVGATNWFIKAPFLVEAIFYGVISCIISIAVVYPAIGLIQPYVNNFFLTEEFNITGYFNENFFLIFGLEILVIIFLNIVSSSIAMRRYLKV from the coding sequence ATGACGCTATCATCACTCTACCGAGTTATCATTTTTGCCTGGCAAAGCTTTTGGCGCAACATCTGGCTTTCGCTGGTTACTATTACCATCATCGTCCTGACATTTGTATCAATAAACTTTTTAATCGTGGTCAACATCATTACTGATTCGGCAATTGAAATTGTCAAAAACAAAGTTGACGTCAGCCTTTACTTTCGTCCTGATGTAACTGAACCGCAAGTTTTAGAAGTCAAAACTTATTTATCATCATTAACCCAGGTGCGAGAAATTGGGTATGTTTCACAGCAACAAGCGCTGGAAAATTTCCGCCAACAGCATCGCCAGGACACCAACATCATTGAATCACTTGCCGAACTGGAGGAAAATCCAATCGGTGCGACCTTACAGGTAAAAGCAAAAAACATTCAAGATTATCCAGAAATTATTGACGTTTTGAATAATTCAAAATATAACAATTTGATCCTGGATAAAAACTACGATGACCACAAAGTATATATTGAAAAAATCAAAAACTTTTCCGACAATATCAAAACTATCGGCTTGTTTACTTCAGGAACCTTCGCTCTGATAGCACTGCTGATTGTTTTTAACACCATCCGAGTTGCAATCTATACTCATCGTCAAGAAATTGCCATCATGAAGCTGGTCGGCGCCACTAATTGGTTTATTAAAGCGCCGTTTCTAGTTGAGGCAATTTTTTATGGCGTTATTTCCTGTATTATCAGTATTGCTGTTGTGTATCCGGCGATTGGGTTAATTCAACCTTATGTTAATAATTTCTTTTTAACTGAAGAGTTTAACATCACTGGATATTTCAACGAAAACTTTTTCCTGATATTTGGACTGGAAATTTTGGTGATTATTTTCCTCAATATTGTCAGTAGCAGCATCGCCATGAGGAGGTATTTAAAAGTCTAA
- a CDS encoding aspartate-semialdehyde dehydrogenase, with translation MQIGKTVVVGGSGMVGRVLLETMGRHEIKPLNLVVAGRSSVGETIKTPVGDTVITGLELDLFRDAELVFMAAGAGVSREWIPQILGANNCSVIIDLSSAFRYDDNVPLVIPSINKRDMIGKRLIACPNCTTSIALMPLAPIHHAWSIQRVDLASYQAASGAGKQALDDLDAQTSYWAQNGLPPSSGSTGSTPYPLAGNLLARIDVAQAEWDGFTKEEMKTAWESRKILFKDTVPFYATCIRVPVRRCHSEVLTVQVDASPSVGEVRQLLSESFGVVVLDDVASHIYPMPLNMEGREEVGCGRIRVTPNGDILLWVCGDQLLRGAALTAVEIAEVLYS, from the coding sequence ATGCAAATCGGAAAAACAGTCGTGGTTGGCGGATCAGGAATGGTCGGCCGAGTATTGTTGGAAACCATGGGGCGGCATGAAATTAAGCCGCTTAACCTGGTTGTCGCCGGCCGCAGCTCGGTTGGCGAAACAATCAAGACGCCGGTTGGTGACACAGTTATCACCGGTCTGGAACTTGATTTGTTCCGCGACGCGGAACTGGTGTTTATGGCTGCTGGCGCTGGTGTCAGCCGCGAGTGGATTCCTCAAATCTTGGGAGCCAACAACTGTTCGGTCATAATCGATCTTAGTTCGGCTTTCCGGTATGATGACAACGTGCCGTTGGTTATTCCCTCAATCAACAAGAGGGACATGATCGGCAAGCGTCTTATCGCATGCCCAAACTGTACGACGTCAATTGCCTTGATGCCCTTGGCGCCGATTCACCACGCGTGGTCGATTCAGCGAGTTGACCTCGCGTCATATCAGGCGGCCTCGGGTGCGGGCAAGCAAGCGCTTGACGATCTTGATGCCCAGACCTCTTACTGGGCTCAAAACGGTCTGCCGCCGTCTAGCGGTTCCACCGGTTCCACGCCGTATCCTTTGGCCGGCAATCTCTTGGCACGCATTGACGTTGCTCAAGCTGAATGGGACGGTTTCACCAAAGAGGAAATGAAAACCGCTTGGGAGAGCCGTAAAATCCTGTTCAAGGACACTGTGCCGTTTTACGCAACCTGCATCCGCGTTCCGGTTCGCCGGTGCCACAGCGAAGTGCTGACCGTTCAAGTCGACGCCAGCCCTTCTGTTGGAGAAGTACGCCAACTGCTGAGCGAAAGTTTCGGTGTTGTTGTCTTGGACGATGTGGCTTCGCACATCTACCCCATGCCATTAAACATGGAGGGACGAGAAGAAGTTGGATGCGGCCGGATTCGAGTGACTCCGAATGGCGACATTCTGCTGTGGGTTTGCGGCGACCAGTTGTTGCGTGGTGCGGCGCTAACGGCAGTGGAGATCGCCGAAGTTCTTTATAGCTAG
- the ftsE gene encoding cell division ATP-binding protein FtsE: MIIFRNLSKIYPPDVAALKNVNLHIKPKEFVSIVGRSGTGKTTMMKILTAEEKPTKGNIIVGGWDITNIRPSEVPVLRRQIGVVFQDFKLLHKKTVFENIAFALQVSGADRRKIDEIIPQVLKIVGLNGKEDRYPIQLSGGEQQRVAIARALVHRPKILIADEPTGNLDSINTREIVDLLLKINEFGTTVVMVTHNREVVNSINKRVITIDNGEVVSDQKVGKYLL; this comes from the coding sequence ATGATCATTTTCCGAAATCTAAGCAAAATTTATCCGCCCGATGTGGCCGCTTTAAAAAATGTCAATCTGCACATCAAGCCAAAAGAGTTTGTTTCAATCGTCGGCCGCAGCGGTACCGGAAAGACCACCATGATGAAAATCTTAACTGCCGAAGAAAAGCCGACAAAAGGCAATATCATCGTCGGCGGTTGGGATATTACTAATATTAGGCCGTCTGAAGTTCCTGTCTTGCGCCGTCAAATCGGGGTGGTTTTTCAAGATTTCAAATTATTACATAAAAAAACCGTTTTTGAAAATATTGCTTTTGCGCTCCAAGTTTCCGGCGCGGACCGAAGAAAGATCGACGAAATTATCCCACAAGTCTTAAAAATTGTCGGCCTCAACGGCAAAGAAGACCGCTATCCGATCCAATTGTCCGGCGGCGAACAGCAGCGCGTTGCCATTGCCCGCGCCTTAGTTCATCGGCCAAAAATTCTTATTGCCGATGAACCAACCGGAAATCTGGATTCAATCAACACCCGGGAAATTGTTGATTTACTGCTCAAAATTAATGAGTTTGGAACCACGGTGGTTATGGTTACCCATAACCGAGAAGTAGTTAATTCAATCAACAAGAGAGTTATCACTATTGATAACGGCGAAGTTGTTTCCGATCAAAAAGTTGGTAAATATTTATTATAA